From one Phorcysia thermohydrogeniphila genomic stretch:
- a CDS encoding DUF507 family protein, with protein MAKKNRFLKLLADKVANNLLEKEYVIADDPESFKEKVYNILYEDYVAEKELEEEAERIIQENAEEVTYRGVSIHKARKLIKEKLAKERGISVVGSIFSRDKANYLAGKILRLILTDDELDYTQERGIIRAAIVKSFEEVAALRREIDQKVREKIASHSRPIYEGTPEWYALYRRYYNEELIERGLIEPES; from the coding sequence ATGGCTAAAAAGAATCGCTTCCTGAAGCTCCTTGCAGACAAAGTTGCTAACAACCTCCTTGAGAAAGAATACGTCATAGCGGACGACCCCGAATCGTTTAAAGAAAAGGTTTATAACATCCTCTACGAAGACTACGTAGCAGAAAAGGAACTTGAAGAGGAGGCCGAGAGGATAATTCAGGAAAACGCCGAAGAGGTTACCTACAGGGGAGTTTCCATACACAAGGCCAGAAAGCTGATAAAGGAAAAGCTTGCAAAGGAAAGGGGCATTTCCGTTGTGGGAAGCATCTTTTCAAGGGACAAGGCCAACTACTTAGCCGGAAAAATCTTAAGGCTCATTCTGACCGATGACGAGCTTGACTACACTCAGGAAAGGGGCATCATAAGGGCAGCGATTGTCAAATCCTTTGAAGAAGTAGCAGCCTTAAGGAGAGAAATAGACCAGAAAGTTAGGGAAAAGATTGCCTCCCACTCCCGTCCTATATATGAGGGAACTCCTGAGTGGTACGCTCTCTATAGACGCTACTACAACGAGGAACTAATTGAGAGAGGACTAATTGAGCCGGAGTCTTAA
- a CDS encoding FtsB family cell division protein, whose amino-acid sequence MSRSLKCKFRWLFLFWALFAPWAFYSYFLGENSLRTYTELKETYRALKREKEYWKNRNEILREKISAFEKNKKFYYEKLAREMFVKGKEGEEVILFVK is encoded by the coding sequence TTGAGCCGGAGTCTTAAGTGTAAGTTCAGGTGGCTATTTCTATTCTGGGCGCTCTTTGCGCCCTGGGCCTTCTACAGCTACTTCCTCGGAGAGAACTCACTGAGGACTTACACCGAACTCAAAGAGACCTATAGAGCCCTAAAGCGAGAGAAGGAGTACTGGAAAAACAGAAACGAGATACTAAGGGAAAAAATCTCAGCCTTTGAAAAAAACAAAAAGTTCTACTACGAAAAACTTGCAAGGGAAATGTTTGTAAAAGGAAAGGAGGGT